In Nitrospirota bacterium, the genomic window AGGCAGTGACAGAGGCAATGGTTCAGAGTATGAAGAATACAAGACAGATAGCAGAGGTTACCATCTCAGTACCAAAAGGAGAGGTGCTTGCAAAAAAGACACTCAATCCGAGGTTGGGAATCATAGGAGGTATATCAATCCTTGGTACGACCGGTATTGAGAAACCCCTGTCTTCCGAGGCATGGACAGCAACCATCACTGCATCAATGGACATAGCAAAGGCAATGGGATGCAGAGAGGCAGCCCTTTCTTCAGGAAGGGTTTCAGAGAAGGCGCATATGGTTAAATATAATCTGCCGGAGGAATCGTATGTGATGATGGGCGATTATGTGGAATTTTCTCTCATTGAGGCAAAAAGACATGATTTCAGGAGAATCCACTTATGTGCCCAATGGGGAAAGATGCTCAAGATTGCGATGTGCACACCCCAGACCCATGTAAGAAACGGGGTATTTGATACAGACAAGGCCGTCAGGTTTTTAAGTAATATTGACTCATGTTCAGGATTGTTTAAGAAAACTCAGGATAGCACTGGGGATTATAATTTCAACACAGGACGGGAGATATTCGAACTTATGATGCAATCACCCTTTATCCATCATCAGTCAGTTTTTAAAGATGTCTGTCTTAAGGCAAAGGAGTATGCTGAATCTATTATAGGAAGAACCCCTCCTCTGACAATTAATCTTGTATCATACGAAGGAGATATTATTCAAACACTATGAATAAGGTCATTGTCATAGGAATAAGCAACTGTGTCACTGAACGTATTGAAAAGATAATTGAAGGGGCAGACGCTGTAGTTGCCACGCAGAGATTCACACGACAGTTTGGGTATTTATGGAAAGGTACAGGTAAAAAGATAGTCCCGATAGCGCCTGTTGAAGAGGCGCTGAGGTATTTGAAAGACAACATGGATAAAGAGAGGATAGTTGTTCTTGCCTCAGGAGACCCTTTGTTTTATGGTATCGGGAGGAGACTTATAGAGGAGTTTGATAAAGAACGTCTTGAATTTCTACCTTCTCCGTCTTACATGCAGATTGCCTTTGCGAAGGTCAAAGAGCCATGGGATGATGCAGTATTCCTGAGCCTGCATGGCAGGGATGTCAAAGATATTGCTGCGCTTATTGCACTACACAGAAAGGTATGCCTTTTTACGGATGCCAAAAACTCACCGTCCTATCTAGCAGGGCTTCTTATTGCAGAGGGTATCAGCCATTTTCGTGCTCATGTATGCGAGAACATGGATACGGAAGGAGAAAGGATAATCAGCGGGACACTCAATGATATAGCGGGAATGTCTTTTTCTCCTTTAAATGTGATGATATTAATTGCTGACTCACAGCCGCCTGTACTGAACAGAATCTTTGGAATCGAAGAATCAGGATTCAGCCACTCAAAAGGGTTGATAACAAAGGATGAGGTAAGGGCTGTGACATTGCATAAACTCTCTGTACCTGAGAAGGGCGTCATCTGGGATGTC contains:
- the cbiD gene encoding cobalamin biosynthesis protein CbiD; this translates as MVLNSKRLRYGYTTGACAAAAAKAAALLLLGRDENRIPNQVDIPFPDGSRVNFRICNAVVSREGAYPVARASVIKDAGDDPDVTNRAEIAAEVMIKYMEYGQEDINRDNPTAMACDPLTIIIKGGKGVGTVTKPGLALPVGEPAINPVPRRMIREAVTEAMVQSMKNTRQIAEVTISVPKGEVLAKKTLNPRLGIIGGISILGTTGIEKPLSSEAWTATITASMDIAKAMGCREAALSSGRVSEKAHMVKYNLPEESYVMMGDYVEFSLIEAKRHDFRRIHLCAQWGKMLKIAMCTPQTHVRNGVFDTDKAVRFLSNIDSCSGLFKKTQDSTGDYNFNTGREIFELMMQSPFIHHQSVFKDVCLKAKEYAESIIGRTPPLTINLVSYEGDIIQTL
- the cbiE gene encoding precorrin-6y C5,15-methyltransferase (decarboxylating) subunit CbiE, which codes for MNKVIVIGISNCVTERIEKIIEGADAVVATQRFTRQFGYLWKGTGKKIVPIAPVEEALRYLKDNMDKERIVVLASGDPLFYGIGRRLIEEFDKERLEFLPSPSYMQIAFAKVKEPWDDAVFLSLHGRDVKDIAALIALHRKVCLFTDAKNSPSYLAGLLIAEGISHFRAHVCENMDTEGERIISGTLNDIAGMSFSPLNVMILIADSQPPVLNRIFGIEESGFSHSKGLITKDEVRAVTLHKLSVPEKGVIWDVGSGSGSVSIEAARLNREIVVYAIERDPEQIIHINKNRTKFGVFNIRVIQGEAPDMLYGLPDPDRVFIGGSGGRLKEIVDYGVMKLKPAGTILINAITLKTLTDGVAYLEENGLLTDVTEVAINKCSGQGSILKAQNAIFVIRGKKC